In the genome of Notamacropus eugenii isolate mMacEug1 chromosome 5, mMacEug1.pri_v2, whole genome shotgun sequence, one region contains:
- the DRD2 gene encoding D(2) dopamine receptor, with amino-acid sequence MDPLNLSWYDDDLDGRNWSQSLNGSEAKADKPHYNYYAMLLTLLIFVIIFGNVLVCMAVSREKALQTTTNYLIVSLAVADLLVATLVMPWVVYLEVVGEWKFSRIHCDIFVTLDVMMCTASILNLCAISIDRYTAVAMPMLYNTRYSSKRRVTVMITVVWVLSFAISCPLLFGLNNPDQKDCVIANPAFVVYSSIVSFYVPFIVTLLVYVQIYIVLRKRRKRVNTKRSSRGLESDAQAPLKDKCAHPDDMKLCTIIMKSNGSFPVNKRKVEAARRAEQMEMEMMSSTSPPEKTKYSPIPPSHHQLTLPTPSTQGVHSSPDSPMKPEKNGHAKGHPRSAKVFEIQSMPNGKTRTSLKTMSRRKLSQQKEKKATQMLAIVLGVFIICWLPFFITHILNMHCDCNIPPAMYSAFTWLGYVNSAVNPIIYTTFNIEFRKAFLKILHC; translated from the exons ATGGATCCCTTGAACCTGTCCTGGTATGATGATGACTTGGACGGCCGGAATTGGTCCCAGTCTTTGAATGGGTCCGAGGCAAAGGCAGACAAGCCCCACTACAactactatgccatgctgctcACCCTGCTCATCTTTGTCATCATCTTTGGTAATGTGCTAGTATGCATGGCTGTGTCTCGAGAGAAGGCGCTCCAGACTACCACCAACTATCTAATCGTCAGCCTTGCTGTAGCTGACCTCCTAGTGGCAACACTAGTCATGCCCTGGGTCGTCTACCTGGAG GTGGTGGGAGAGTGGAAGTTCAGTCGGATTCACTGTGATATCTTCGTCACCCTGGATGTCATGATGTGCACTGCAAGCATCCTCAACCTCTGCGCCATCAGCATCGACAG GTACACAGCAGTAGCAATGCCAATGCTCTACAATACCCGCTACAGCTCCAAGCGTCGAGTTACTGTCATGATCACCGTTGTCTGGGTTCTGTCCTTTGCCATCTCCTGCCCGCTGCTCTTTGGACTCAACAATCCAG atCAGAAAGATTGCGTCATTGCCAATCCTGCCTTCGTTGTCTACTCCTCGATCGTCTCCTTCTATGTGCCCTTCATTGTTACCCTGCTCGTCTATGTTCAAATCTATATTGTCCTTCGAAAACGCCGGAAACGTGTCAACACCAAGCGCAGCAGCCGGGGGCTGGAGTCTGATGCACAGGCTCCACTCAAG GACAAGTGTGCTCACCCTGATGATATGAAGCTCTGCACCATCATCATGAAATCCAATGGGAGTTTCCCAGTGAACAAGAGGAAAGTG GAGGCTGCACGCCGTGCAGaacagatggagatggagatgatgTCCAGCACCAGCCCACCAGAGAAAACCAAATACAGCCCCATCCCCCCAAGCCACCATCAGCTCACCCTCCCTACCCCCTCCACCCAGGGAGTCCATTCTTCCCCTGACAGCCCCATGAAGCCAGAGAAGAATGGGCATGCCAAAGGTCACCCCAGGTCTGCCAAAGTCTTTGAGATCCAGTCTATGCCCAATGGCAAAACCCGGACTTCACTTAAGACCATGAGCCGGAGAAAACTTTCCcaacagaaggagaaaaaagccaCCCAGATGCTGGCCATTGTCCTTG GAGTATTTATCATCTGCTGGCTACCATTCTTCATCACCCACATCTTGAATATGCACTGTGACTGCAACATTCCACCGGCCATGTACAGTGCATTCACATGGCTGGGCTACGTCAACAGCGCTGTCAATCCCATCATTTATACTACCTTCAACATTGAGTTTCGCAAAGCCTTCCTGAAGATTCTCCATTGCTGA